Proteins encoded together in one Nostoc sp. PCC 7524 window:
- a CDS encoding putative 2-dehydropantoate 2-reductase encodes MSEQQTALGDRKYAILGTGALGGFYGAKLQKAGLDVHFLLKSDYEHVSKHGLIVESKDGDFTLPQVNAYNDVAKMPKCDVVVVALKTTQNHLLPHLLPPVVKDNGVVLVLQNGLGVEEEVTQILDKVHVIGGLCFLCSNKVGFGHIRHLDYGHITLGEYLPKYSLAGITERMQQIAEDFQRAGIGIELAEDLLLARWKKLVWNIPYNGLSVILNASTDELMADTHTRTLVEQIMSEVKAGANSMGRIIPDSFIQTMLDYTVKMTPYRTSMKIDYDERRPLEVEAIVGNPFRKTQAAGVDLPKISCLYHQLKFLDARNQIGRE; translated from the coding sequence ATGAGTGAACAACAAACTGCGCTAGGCGATCGCAAGTATGCCATCCTAGGGACTGGTGCATTAGGTGGGTTTTATGGTGCTAAATTGCAAAAAGCGGGTTTAGATGTTCACTTTTTGCTCAAGAGTGACTATGAACACGTAAGTAAGCACGGTTTAATTGTCGAATCTAAAGACGGTGACTTTACCCTCCCTCAAGTCAACGCGTACAACGATGTCGCTAAGATGCCAAAATGTGACGTGGTAGTCGTAGCACTGAAAACCACACAAAACCATTTACTACCGCATTTATTACCACCTGTAGTTAAAGATAATGGCGTAGTGTTGGTATTACAAAATGGGTTAGGTGTAGAAGAAGAAGTCACCCAAATTTTGGACAAAGTTCATGTAATTGGTGGTTTGTGCTTCCTCTGTTCTAATAAAGTGGGATTTGGACATATCCGCCATTTGGACTACGGACACATCACTTTAGGGGAATATCTCCCAAAATATTCTCTGGCTGGGATAACTGAGAGAATGCAGCAAATAGCCGAGGACTTTCAACGCGCCGGAATTGGAATTGAATTAGCGGAAGACTTATTACTGGCAAGGTGGAAAAAATTGGTGTGGAATATCCCCTACAATGGGCTGTCTGTGATTCTCAATGCCAGCACCGACGAATTAATGGCAGATACCCACACCCGCACCTTAGTAGAACAAATCATGTCTGAGGTGAAAGCCGGGGCGAACAGTATGGGGCGGATAATTCCTGATAGCTTCATTCAAACCATGCTAGATTACACCGTCAAGATGACCCCTTACCGCACCAGCATGAAAATCGACTATGATGAACGCCGTCCCCTAGAAGTAGAAGCAATTGTAGGGAATCCCTTCAGAAAAACCCAAGCCGCCGGCGTAGACTTACCAAAAATTAGCTGTCTTTACCACCAGTTAAAATTCTTAGATGCCAGAAATCAAATTGGAAGGGAGTAG
- a CDS encoding fasciclin domain-containing protein, whose translation MADIVDIAVSADSFKTLVTAVQAAGLVETLKSPGPFTVFAPNDDAFAKLPPGTIQTLVQNIPQLTRILKFHVVPGKLKQADLAKLGTVTSVEGSPIKIDCSDGFEVKNATVLAADIEADNGVIHVIDTVILMG comes from the coding sequence ATGGCTGATATTGTTGATATTGCAGTTAGTGCCGATTCTTTTAAAACTTTGGTGACAGCTGTACAAGCTGCTGGTTTAGTAGAAACATTAAAAAGTCCAGGGCCATTTACTGTTTTTGCGCCTAATGATGATGCTTTTGCTAAGTTACCACCGGGAACAATTCAAACTTTGGTACAGAATATTCCTCAGTTAACAAGAATCTTAAAGTTTCATGTTGTGCCTGGAAAGTTGAAACAGGCGGACTTAGCAAAACTTGGCACAGTTACATCTGTGGAAGGTTCACCCATCAAAATTGATTGTTCTGATGGTTTTGAAGTCAAAAATGCCACAGTCTTAGCAGCAGATATTGAAGCCGATAACGGTGTGATTCATGTTATCGATACGGTAATTTTGATGGGTTGA